The Acidobacteriota bacterium genome has a segment encoding these proteins:
- the mutM gene encoding bifunctional DNA-formamidopyrimidine glycosylase/DNA-(apurinic or apyrimidinic site) lyase codes for MPELPEVETIARSLRPRIAGRTIAGLDLLDKRLLRTGGLNGLGALRGRRVLGVRRRGKMLLIEIEGGRTLVFHLKMTGQFLFAGAAEPRDKHTRLAVRFADGRNELRFRDVRKFGFMLCLDGPPESVCGELACLGPEPLAVSLPEFASILKGRKGRVKSVLLDQRRIAGIGNIYADEALFAARIHPEKPASSLRPDAVERLYRSMKKILGAAIAAGGSTVRDYRDAEGNAGGFQLAHKVYGRTGEPCVACGAAIRMKRVGGRSSHFCPRCQRRPGSRTR; via the coding sequence ATGCCCGAGCTCCCTGAAGTCGAAACCATCGCCCGCTCCCTCCGGCCCCGGATCGCCGGCCGGACGATCGCCGGCCTCGATCTCCTCGATAAACGGTTGCTCAGGACCGGCGGGCTGAACGGGCTCGGCGCCCTGCGCGGCCGCCGCGTCCTCGGCGTCCGCCGCCGCGGCAAGATGCTCCTCATCGAGATCGAAGGCGGGCGGACGCTCGTCTTTCACCTGAAGATGACCGGCCAGTTCCTGTTCGCCGGCGCGGCCGAGCCCCGCGACAAGCACACCCGCCTGGCCGTCCGCTTCGCCGACGGCCGGAACGAGCTCCGTTTCCGCGACGTCCGCAAGTTCGGGTTCATGCTCTGCCTCGACGGCCCCCCCGAGTCCGTCTGCGGCGAGCTGGCCTGCCTCGGGCCCGAGCCGCTGGCCGTCAGCCTCCCGGAATTCGCCTCGATCCTCAAGGGGCGGAAAGGCCGGGTCAAGAGCGTCCTGCTCGACCAGAGGCGGATCGCCGGCATCGGCAACATCTACGCCGACGAGGCGCTCTTCGCCGCCCGCATCCATCCCGAGAAGCCCGCGTCCTCGCTGCGGCCCGACGCGGTCGAACGGCTCTATCGGTCGATGAAGAAGATCCTCGGGGCGGCCATCGCGGCCGGCGGCTCGACCGTCCGCGACTATCGCGACGCCGAAGGGAACGCGGGCGGCTTCCAATTGGCGCATAAGGTCTACGGCCGGACGGGGGAGCCCTGCGTCGCCTGCGGCGCGGCCATCCGCATGAAGCGCGTCGGCGGCCGCTCGAGCCATTTCTGCCCGAGGTGCCAGCGACGGCCCGGAAGCCGAACTCGCTGA
- a CDS encoding DUF6677 family protein — translation MKLKAILAMILGWAVPGLGHALRKKYWRAVLFFVSIFAMTGLGLAMGGRVYPFQTDNPLTILAFFADIGNGLFYILARVFGWGGGDMARATFEFGTAYIAGAGLLNFLVAIDAYDIGAGKKS, via the coding sequence ATGAAGCTCAAGGCCATCCTCGCCATGATCCTGGGCTGGGCCGTTCCCGGCTTGGGCCACGCCCTCCGGAAGAAGTACTGGCGGGCCGTCCTGTTCTTCGTCTCGATCTTCGCCATGACCGGTCTCGGCCTGGCCATGGGCGGCCGCGTCTATCCCTTCCAGACCGACAATCCCCTGACCATCCTGGCCTTCTTCGCCGATATCGGCAACGGGCTCTTCTACATCCTGGCCCGCGTCTTCGGCTGGGGCGGCGGTGACATGGCCCGGGCCACGTTCGAGTTCGGGACCGCCTACATCGCCGGGGCGGGGCTGCTCAACTTCCTGGTCGCCATCGACGCCTACGACATCGGAGCGGGGAAGAAGTCATGA
- the ftsE gene encoding cell division ATP-binding protein FtsE, whose protein sequence is MIELFHIWKQYQKPYWALSDVTLQINDGDFYFITGPSGSGKTTLLKTIFRETLPTEGQILINGVNILKVPDSRIYTLRRTMGIVFQDFRLMFHRSVFDNVAVPLQVVGVPRKEIRRRVFATLQKVNLHQKMWELPGRLSYGEQQRVAIARAIVNNPEIILADEPTGNLDPELAFEIVTLFKQINLQGATVIIGSHDRELIRHFGNNILFLQKGKIVGKEAHA, encoded by the coding sequence ATGATCGAGCTCTTTCACATCTGGAAGCAGTACCAGAAGCCGTACTGGGCCCTCTCGGACGTCACCCTCCAGATCAACGACGGCGACTTCTATTTCATCACCGGGCCGAGCGGTTCGGGCAAGACGACGCTCCTCAAGACGATCTTCCGGGAGACCCTGCCGACGGAGGGCCAGATCCTCATCAACGGCGTCAACATCCTCAAGGTCCCCGACAGCCGGATCTACACGCTGCGCCGGACCATGGGCATCGTCTTCCAGGACTTCAGGCTGATGTTCCACCGGAGCGTCTTCGACAACGTCGCCGTGCCGCTCCAGGTCGTCGGCGTGCCGCGCAAGGAGATCCGGCGGCGCGTCTTCGCCACGCTCCAGAAGGTCAACCTGCACCAGAAGATGTGGGAGCTGCCGGGCCGCCTGTCCTACGGCGAGCAGCAACGCGTGGCCATCGCCCGGGCCATCGTCAACAATCCCGAGATCATCCTGGCCGACGAGCCTACCGGGAACCTCGATCCCGAGCTGGCCTTCGAGATCGTCACCCTGTTCAAGCAGATCAACCTGCAGGGCGCGACGGTCATCATCGGCAGCCATGACCGCGAGCTCATCCGCCACTTCGGCAACAACATCCTCTTCCTGCAGAAGGGCAAGATCGTCGGCAAGGAAGCCCACGCGTGA
- a CDS encoding permease-like cell division protein FtsX encodes MIEKLKFFLNVTGNNLWQFRTRNLFSVTIICLSFLTVGIFLSLTNNLRATARELSSNMSVVFYLDRALAPEAVEAIRQEISRPAFVESVGLVSPEQALERFRTNFPDLADVVAGLRGNPFPPSLELRVNAKATASREVVAFVEGMKKRPGVTDVLFNQDWVEKMQGFSRLAGAIGAFLGGILILTSFFIISNVVKLNVFARKNEIEILRLVGGTNLFIRVPFWLEGITLGLLGSLLSLALLFVVIRLFPVYLGASLGALQQLLQFRYPDLTQALALLAGGAATGFIGSATSVSKFLKV; translated from the coding sequence GTGATCGAGAAGCTGAAGTTCTTCCTGAACGTCACGGGCAACAACCTGTGGCAGTTCCGAACGCGCAACCTCTTCTCGGTGACCATCATCTGCCTGTCCTTTCTCACGGTCGGCATCTTCCTGTCGCTGACCAACAACCTCCGGGCCACCGCCCGCGAGCTGTCGAGCAACATGAGCGTCGTCTTCTATCTCGACAGGGCCCTGGCGCCGGAGGCCGTGGAAGCCATCCGCCAGGAGATCTCGAGGCCGGCCTTCGTCGAAAGCGTCGGCCTGGTCTCGCCCGAACAGGCCCTGGAGCGGTTCCGGACGAACTTCCCCGACCTGGCCGACGTCGTGGCCGGGCTCAGGGGCAACCCCTTCCCGCCGTCGCTCGAGCTGCGGGTCAACGCCAAGGCGACCGCTTCCAGGGAGGTCGTGGCCTTCGTCGAGGGCATGAAGAAGCGGCCGGGCGTCACGGACGTTCTCTTCAACCAGGACTGGGTCGAGAAGATGCAGGGCTTCAGCCGGCTGGCCGGGGCCATCGGCGCCTTCCTCGGCGGCATCCTCATCCTGACCTCGTTCTTCATCATCTCCAACGTGGTCAAGCTTAACGTCTTCGCCCGCAAGAACGAGATCGAGATCCTGCGGCTCGTCGGCGGGACGAACCTGTTCATCCGCGTCCCGTTCTGGCTCGAGGGCATCACCCTGGGGCTGCTGGGCAGCCTGCTGTCCCTGGCGCTGCTCTTCGTCGTCATCCGCCTCTTCCCCGTCTACCTCGGCGCCTCCCTCGGCGCCCTGCAGCAGCTGCTCCAGTTCCGCTATCCCGACCTGACCCAGGCGCTCGCCCTTCTGGCCGGCGGCGCGGCCACGGGTTTCATCGGCAGCGCCACCTCGGTCTCGAAATTCCTGAAGGTTTAG
- a CDS encoding RodZ domain-containing protein, which yields MISLGQALREQREARNISLEEIAASTKIVPRYLEALEADRLKAMPGGFFIKGIIRSYAKAVGLDPEEVLARYRAAGLLSEPEHVRTSLLRRAGRPEPGNAPATLDLFPAEPSLPGAEEAGSPLVIEAARRRRLSPAARKRIFAVAWRLAAILAAVAVLIVLWSNRTPRRPESPSASLPAQIILPPPQTSGPAPAAETAGAQAGPQAAPGVAAPGSNAAVPVPSAQPAAEPSAKPAAPPVSEDAWKGVTVEITFEAETWIHVQTDGEPKIDGIFPAGATATARADRVLLIHTGNAGGFTFRLNGRPARRLGRSGQVLTDVKITPENIKDFLEAPSPGSTAG from the coding sequence ATGATTTCGCTGGGTCAGGCCCTCAGAGAACAGCGCGAGGCGCGCAATATCTCCCTCGAGGAGATCGCCGCGTCCACCAAGATCGTCCCCCGCTACCTCGAAGCCCTCGAGGCCGACCGCTTGAAGGCCATGCCCGGCGGCTTCTTCATCAAGGGCATCATCCGCAGCTATGCCAAGGCCGTCGGGCTCGATCCGGAAGAGGTCCTGGCCCGCTACCGGGCGGCCGGACTGCTCTCCGAGCCCGAGCACGTCCGGACCTCGCTCCTCCGCCGGGCGGGCAGGCCCGAGCCGGGGAACGCCCCGGCCACGCTCGACCTGTTCCCGGCCGAGCCCTCCCTGCCGGGCGCCGAAGAGGCCGGGTCGCCGCTTGTCATCGAGGCCGCCCGCAGGCGCCGTCTCTCGCCCGCCGCGCGCAAACGGATCTTCGCCGTCGCCTGGCGGCTGGCGGCGATCCTGGCCGCCGTGGCCGTCCTCATCGTCCTCTGGTCGAACCGGACCCCCCGCCGGCCCGAGTCCCCGTCCGCCAGCCTCCCGGCCCAGATCATCCTGCCCCCGCCGCAGACGTCCGGGCCGGCGCCCGCCGCCGAAACGGCCGGCGCGCAGGCCGGTCCCCAAGCCGCTCCCGGCGTCGCCGCGCCGGGTTCCAACGCCGCCGTGCCCGTCCCCTCCGCCCAGCCCGCCGCGGAGCCGTCGGCCAAGCCCGCGGCCCCGCCGGTCTCCGAAGACGCCTGGAAGGGCGTGACGGTCGAGATCACCTTCGAGGCCGAGACCTGGATCCACGTCCAGACCGACGGCGAGCCCAAGATCGACGGCATCTTCCCGGCCGGGGCCACGGCCACGGCGCGGGCCGACCGCGTCCTCCTTATCCATACGGGCAACGCCGGGGGATTCACGTTCCGCCTGAACGGCCGGCCGGCCAGGCGCCTCGGCCGCTCCGGCCAGGTCCTGACGGACGTCAAGATCACGCCGGAAAACATCAAGGATTTCCTCGAGGCCCCCTCCCCCGGCTCGACGGCGGGCTGA